The following proteins are co-located in the Echinicola sp. 20G genome:
- the fbp gene encoding class 1 fructose-bisphosphatase translates to MKTKPYQPDHSALGYSVGVTLDRFIKMKQDDFPFASGELSQILRDIALASKIVNREINRAGLSNIGGAFGNTNVQGEEQQKLDVVANIRFSRALTKGGEVCAIVSEEDDEVIDLQNSSGKYVVAMDPLDGSSNIDVNISIGTIFSIYRRVTPVGSPIQPEDIMQPGNKQVAAGYVLYGSSTMLVYTTGKGVNGFTYEQSLGEFFLSHPNICAPKDGKIYSINEGLNSQISEGIKNYITSCKERDFSARYIGSLVADFHRNLLKGGIYIYPSTAKAPEGKLRLLYEANSLAFIAEQAGASASDGRNRILDIQPTSLHQRTPLYIGSTVMVEEAEGHLKEATV, encoded by the coding sequence ATGAAGACAAAACCATACCAGCCTGATCACTCTGCCTTGGGCTATTCCGTCGGTGTCACATTAGACCGTTTTATCAAAATGAAACAAGATGACTTCCCTTTTGCTTCGGGAGAGTTGTCGCAAATCCTTCGAGACATTGCCTTGGCCTCAAAGATAGTAAATCGAGAGATCAACCGAGCAGGACTCTCTAATATTGGTGGTGCCTTTGGCAACACCAATGTGCAAGGAGAAGAACAGCAAAAATTGGATGTGGTTGCCAATATTAGATTTTCAAGGGCACTGACCAAAGGAGGTGAAGTGTGTGCTATCGTATCTGAAGAAGATGATGAAGTCATTGATTTACAAAACAGCAGCGGAAAATATGTCGTGGCCATGGATCCTCTCGATGGTTCTTCAAACATCGATGTAAATATTTCTATCGGAACCATCTTTTCCATATACAGAAGAGTTACGCCTGTAGGAAGTCCCATTCAGCCCGAAGACATCATGCAACCTGGAAATAAACAGGTAGCTGCAGGTTATGTGCTTTACGGCTCTTCCACCATGCTCGTTTATACCACAGGAAAGGGTGTCAATGGCTTTACTTATGAACAATCTTTAGGAGAATTCTTCCTCTCACACCCTAATATCTGCGCCCCAAAAGACGGAAAAATATACAGCATCAATGAAGGTTTGAACTCTCAAATCAGCGAGGGAATCAAAAATTATATTACTTCCTGCAAGGAAAGGGATTTTAGTGCAAGATATATTGGCAGTTTGGTAGCCGACTTTCACAGAAACTTATTGAAAGGCGGAATTTACATCTACCCAAGCACTGCAAAAGCACCTGAAGGCAAACTTAGGTTACTTTATGAGGCCAACTCCCTGGCCTTTATTGCGGAGCAAGCTGGCGCTTCAGCCTCTGATGGGAGAAACAGGATCTTGGACATCCAACCTACTTCCCTCCACCAAAGAACCCCGCTATACATTGGTTCTACGGTGATGGTAGAAGAAGCGGAAGGGCACTTGAAAGAAGCTACGGTTTAA
- a CDS encoding ABC-F family ATP-binding cassette domain-containing protein: MNYLSVENLSKAFGEKPLFNKISFGIDQGQKVALVGINGAGKSTLMKIIMGLEVADEGEIAINQTVKIAYVHQNPVFDGNLSIYQTIFSDSSSEILNVIEQYQKAMVAAQSGKDNSDELNNLMEKMDRLQAWDFEYQVKEVLGKLGLHDTDLPVGNLSGGQRKRVALAKAILEKPDLLLLDEPTNHLDLKTIEWLEDYLSKANLSIFMVTHDRYFLEKVTNEILELDAGKIFRYTGNYSYFLDKKAERREIEATEQEKAKSLYKKELDWIRRQPKARGTKAKYRIDAFEATKEKAFQKKEEREIELQVSSQRLGSKIIEIEKLSKSYDDKTIIKDFTYTFKKGDKIGIVGPNGAGKTTFLNMITGMLPPDSGNIAIGQTTAFGYYKQEESSFDEEKRLIDIVKEVAEVVTLAKGNTITASQFLNQFGFPPKQQHTPIAKLSGGERRRLQLLMVLIKNPNFLILDEPTNDLDIVTLNTLEEFLDNFPGCLIIVSHDRYFMDRLVDHLFVFRGEGEIKDFPGNYTDLREWEKEQDALEALQKQEEKIQETNKKVAETSNKATKASFKQKQEFKQIQTEIDKLENQKEELFNKINAGTEDHEALLDWSTSIQGIDEKLEELELRWLELSELDDIMD; this comes from the coding sequence ATGAATTACCTTTCTGTAGAAAATCTCTCTAAGGCTTTTGGAGAAAAGCCACTCTTTAATAAAATCTCATTTGGAATAGACCAAGGGCAAAAAGTAGCCCTAGTAGGCATCAATGGGGCAGGAAAATCCACTTTGATGAAAATCATCATGGGCCTAGAAGTAGCTGATGAAGGAGAAATTGCAATCAATCAAACTGTAAAAATAGCTTACGTCCATCAAAATCCTGTTTTTGATGGCAACCTATCCATTTATCAAACCATATTTTCGGACTCATCCAGTGAAATTCTCAACGTCATTGAGCAATATCAGAAAGCAATGGTCGCTGCCCAGTCTGGCAAGGACAATAGTGATGAGCTGAACAATTTGATGGAAAAAATGGATAGGCTTCAGGCTTGGGATTTTGAATATCAGGTCAAAGAGGTCCTTGGAAAATTAGGTCTCCATGACACAGACCTTCCTGTGGGGAATTTATCTGGTGGACAAAGAAAGCGTGTTGCTTTGGCAAAAGCCATCCTAGAAAAACCTGATTTGCTACTTTTGGATGAGCCCACCAACCACTTGGACTTAAAAACCATCGAATGGTTGGAGGATTATCTGTCCAAAGCCAACCTTTCCATATTTATGGTTACCCACGATAGATATTTCTTGGAAAAGGTCACCAATGAAATCCTTGAGTTGGATGCAGGCAAGATTTTCAGGTACACGGGCAATTACAGTTATTTCTTGGACAAAAAAGCCGAGAGAAGGGAAATAGAGGCGACAGAACAAGAAAAGGCAAAAAGCCTCTACAAAAAAGAGCTGGATTGGATCAGGAGACAACCAAAGGCCAGAGGTACCAAAGCCAAATACAGAATTGATGCTTTTGAAGCTACAAAGGAGAAAGCCTTCCAAAAGAAAGAGGAAAGAGAAATTGAACTTCAAGTATCTTCTCAAAGATTAGGGAGTAAGATCATAGAAATAGAAAAGCTTTCCAAAAGCTATGATGACAAAACCATCATCAAAGACTTTACCTATACTTTTAAAAAAGGTGATAAAATCGGTATTGTAGGTCCAAACGGAGCTGGTAAGACCACTTTCCTCAATATGATCACCGGTATGCTTCCTCCAGACTCGGGCAACATTGCTATTGGGCAGACAACCGCTTTTGGCTATTATAAGCAAGAAGAAAGCTCCTTCGATGAGGAGAAACGCTTAATTGATATTGTCAAAGAAGTAGCAGAAGTGGTTACCTTGGCCAAAGGCAATACCATTACCGCTTCCCAATTCCTCAATCAATTTGGTTTCCCTCCAAAACAACAACATACGCCTATCGCCAAACTTAGTGGGGGAGAACGAAGAAGGTTGCAGTTGCTGATGGTTCTGATCAAAAACCCTAACTTTTTAATTCTCGATGAGCCAACCAATGATTTGGATATTGTCACGTTAAATACTTTGGAAGAGTTTCTGGACAATTTCCCTGGCTGTTTGATCATTGTTTCCCACGACAGGTATTTTATGGATAGACTGGTGGATCACCTCTTTGTATTTCGAGGAGAGGGAGAAATCAAAGATTTTCCAGGCAACTATACCGACTTGAGAGAATGGGAAAAAGAACAGGATGCCCTTGAAGCACTTCAAAAACAAGAAGAAAAAATTCAAGAAACCAATAAGAAGGTTGCCGAAACTAGTAACAAAGCCACCAAGGCTTCTTTTAAACAAAAGCAAGAGTTCAAGCAAATCCAGACAGAAATAGACAAACTGGAGAATCAAAAAGAAGAACTGTTCAACAAGATCAATGCTGGGACGGAAGATCATGAAGCTTTGCTGGACTGGTCAACCAGTATCCAAGGCATCGACGAAAAGTTGGAAGAGTTGGAGCTCAGGTGGCTTGAGTTAAGTGAATTAGACGACATTATGGATTAA
- the yihA gene encoding ribosome biogenesis GTP-binding protein YihA/YsxC, giving the protein MIKKATFLTSNSDYRKCPTPNKPEFAFIGRSNVGKSSLINMLTNNKSLAKISGKPGKTQLINHFEADGKWFIVDLPGYGFAQVSKTLKSDWEKMIKGYLTNRENLQATFVLIDSRLDPQKKDLEFILWCAQNGVPIVLVFTKADKLSVSKVKGNIQKFMATSKTIFEEAPLYFVTSSASAVGREELTDFMRQLTEEFYAEQ; this is encoded by the coding sequence ATGATTAAGAAGGCGACATTTTTAACAAGTAATTCAGACTATAGAAAGTGCCCGACTCCCAATAAACCGGAGTTTGCTTTTATAGGTAGATCCAATGTAGGGAAAAGCTCATTGATCAATATGCTGACCAATAATAAGAGCTTGGCCAAAATATCTGGAAAACCCGGTAAAACTCAGCTTATCAATCATTTTGAGGCTGATGGAAAATGGTTTATTGTGGATTTGCCAGGGTATGGATTTGCTCAGGTAAGCAAGACCTTAAAATCTGATTGGGAGAAAATGATCAAAGGATACCTGACCAATCGGGAAAACCTTCAAGCCACTTTCGTGTTGATTGATAGCAGACTTGACCCGCAAAAAAAAGACCTAGAGTTTATTCTTTGGTGTGCTCAGAATGGCGTTCCCATTGTTTTGGTGTTTACCAAAGCCGATAAATTATCGGTCAGCAAGGTAAAGGGGAATATCCAGAAGTTTATGGCTACGTCTAAGACTATATTTGAAGAAGCTCCTTTGTACTTTGTGACATCAAGTGCTTCAGCCGTAGGAAGGGAGGAGTTGACGGACTTTATGCGACAACTGACTGAAGAATTTTATGCTGAACAGTGA
- a CDS encoding low molecular weight protein-tyrosine-phosphatase gives MIKVLFVCLGNICRSPLAEAIFNHQIKALDLGHKFQSDSCGTSDYHIGELPDERSIKCAEGHGMAISHRGRQLNHTDIRDFDYIIAMDKSNKKNIYKLMETYNQSHGKIFLMREFQSNADHEEVPDPYYGGEDGFEKVYDILNESIEELIIQLRKEHKVYA, from the coding sequence ATGATCAAAGTTTTATTCGTTTGCTTGGGCAATATATGCCGATCTCCATTGGCTGAAGCCATTTTTAATCATCAAATTAAAGCACTTGATTTGGGACACAAATTCCAAAGTGATAGCTGTGGTACATCCGACTATCATATTGGAGAGCTTCCTGATGAGCGAAGCATTAAATGTGCAGAAGGGCATGGCATGGCCATTTCCCACAGAGGCAGACAGCTCAACCACACAGATATCCGAGATTTTGATTATATCATTGCCATGGACAAGTCCAACAAAAAGAACATTTACAAATTAATGGAGACTTACAACCAAAGCCATGGCAAAATCTTTTTAATGAGAGAATTTCAGTCTAATGCAGACCATGAAGAAGTTCCCGACCCCTACTATGGCGGAGAAGATGGTTTCGAAAAAGTTTACGACATCTTAAACGAATCGATTGAAGAATTGATTATCCAATTAAGAAAAGAACACAAAGTGTATGCATAG
- a CDS encoding NAD(P)/FAD-dependent oxidoreductase, with translation MKEKEFVIIGAGQCGLSAGRFLQKAGKDFVILDQHREIGDSWRNRYGSLQLFTPAAYSQLPDLPMALSPKARPTKDQIADYFSRYATHFELPIHTKNTVSKVIKKDDHFIVKSSFEEIQAKHVIVANGQCQKPNVPEWADKLSVPFIHSSQYRTPISIKGKKVLVVGGGNSGAQIVAELTSFFNVHWSLNKKPNFKSLYLFGKNRLWWGDKLNVLSKPAKEKLIRKGEPTYLYDDLKKKIKKAKKCSEVVKAEGNQVTFADGKSLEVDFVLFATGFQPDFSFIQVDGFEHDLNQLREQDGISNISGLYFLGIPYQRSRSSQLIYGSQKDAAFIVQKACE, from the coding sequence ATGAAAGAAAAAGAATTTGTTATCATAGGTGCCGGGCAATGCGGGCTTTCCGCAGGAAGATTTCTACAAAAAGCAGGCAAAGACTTTGTCATTCTAGACCAGCACAGAGAAATTGGAGACTCATGGAGAAATCGCTATGGGTCTCTCCAACTTTTCACTCCAGCTGCTTACAGTCAATTGCCAGACCTCCCCATGGCCTTGTCTCCAAAGGCAAGACCCACCAAGGATCAGATAGCAGATTATTTTTCAAGATATGCCACCCATTTCGAGCTGCCGATACATACAAAAAACACTGTATCTAAGGTGATTAAAAAAGATGATCACTTCATCGTGAAGTCTTCTTTCGAGGAGATTCAGGCGAAACATGTCATTGTAGCCAATGGACAATGTCAAAAACCGAATGTCCCTGAGTGGGCTGACAAACTTTCTGTTCCATTTATACATAGTTCTCAATATAGAACACCTATTTCTATCAAAGGAAAAAAAGTACTGGTCGTAGGTGGGGGAAACTCTGGAGCGCAAATAGTCGCTGAACTTACTTCTTTCTTCAATGTCCATTGGTCCTTGAATAAGAAACCAAACTTCAAGTCGCTATATCTATTTGGCAAGAACAGACTTTGGTGGGGAGATAAGCTAAATGTACTTTCCAAGCCGGCGAAGGAAAAGCTAATCAGAAAAGGAGAACCCACTTACCTTTATGATGATTTGAAGAAAAAAATCAAAAAAGCCAAAAAGTGCTCAGAAGTAGTCAAAGCAGAAGGCAATCAAGTCACCTTCGCAGATGGAAAAAGCTTAGAAGTCGATTTTGTTTTATTTGCTACTGGATTCCAACCTGACTTTAGCTTTATCCAAGTCGATGGTTTTGAGCATGACCTCAATCAGCTTCGGGAACAAGATGGCATTTCCAACATTTCCGGACTGTATTTCCTGGGCATCCCCTATCAAAGGAGCCGCAGCTCTCAGCTTATTTATGGCAGTCAAAAAGATGCCGCATTCATTGTCCAGAAAGCTTGTGAATAA
- a CDS encoding outer membrane beta-barrel protein, whose product MQTADIRHKLNLYRRKISLTAIFSFLLICPLFAQSSYAPLNQSGQDDQFLSYGFFLAGHTSSLRLKYSDAYMDPTQTQYRQIQSIMPVFSPGFSLGFLLTFRLHDQLNFLATPKVGFYEYQTDINYFRDDDFEQTGVGVRTESIITEATMVELPLIFKYKSMRFNNTRMFFTGGANPMFRTKSQDEADADPLVIKGKDVALELGMGFDFYFKFFKFSPEIRFSHGLSNIYEPATTDPEFAGAIEELRRKSITVLLNFQ is encoded by the coding sequence ATGCAGACCGCTGACATTCGGCATAAGCTCAATCTATATCGGAGAAAAATAAGCCTCACGGCTATTTTCTCTTTCCTATTAATATGTCCACTTTTTGCGCAGAGCAGTTATGCTCCGCTCAACCAATCTGGCCAAGACGACCAGTTTCTCAGTTACGGTTTCTTTTTGGCTGGCCATACGTCTAGCCTAAGGCTTAAGTACAGCGATGCCTATATGGATCCAACGCAGACCCAATACAGGCAAATTCAAAGTATCATGCCAGTATTTTCTCCTGGCTTTTCTTTGGGTTTCTTACTTACCTTCAGGTTGCACGATCAGCTTAATTTTTTAGCTACTCCCAAAGTTGGTTTTTACGAGTACCAGACTGACATTAATTATTTCCGGGATGATGATTTTGAACAAACTGGAGTTGGAGTCAGAACAGAGTCTATCATTACCGAAGCCACCATGGTGGAGTTACCTTTGATATTTAAGTATAAATCCATGCGCTTCAACAATACCCGAATGTTCTTTACCGGAGGGGCCAACCCGATGTTCAGGACCAAATCCCAGGACGAAGCAGACGCAGATCCATTGGTCATAAAAGGAAAGGATGTGGCTTTGGAGCTGGGCATGGGCTTCGATTTTTACTTTAAATTCTTTAAATTCTCTCCCGAAATCCGGTTTTCCCACGGCCTATCAAATATCTATGAACCAGCAACCACTGACCCTGAATTTGCCGGTGCCATTGAAGAATTGAGAAGAAAATCCATCACCGTATTGCTGAACTTCCAGTAA
- a CDS encoding aspartate kinase has product MTKAIVYKFGGASVKDADAIKNLVNLLFKRLRSPMVIVISAIGKTTNLMEEILRQKYEQEDFYLNFTILRKNHLAICSGLFGEGDMVFSMVENIFLKLEKELEKKLSAENYDRFYDTVVSYGELLSTKIIHAYLCNEGLYCIWQDAREIIVTDDNYRLAQVNWRETEKQCMQQLVPKLKKMPVVTQGFVGGTIAGDTTTLGREGSDFTAAVLAKSLKADSVTIWKDVPGVLNADPKRFSDTVKFDHLGYKEAAEMTYYGASVIHPKTIKPLANMKIPLYVKSFLDPSSKGTIIGDFEGDREVLPVIVVKDNQVLVTFEVTDFSFISELHIHQIYAELHRLKLRANVLQVSAITVSICMDRELFKLERLLVEMRPYFKVRYNEDLQLITVKNYDEAAKLRFFKTENILLEQTTRSTFQLVCRPMAK; this is encoded by the coding sequence ATGACAAAAGCAATTGTTTACAAATTTGGCGGTGCTTCAGTGAAAGATGCTGATGCGATTAAAAACCTCGTTAATCTTTTATTCAAACGATTGCGGAGCCCAATGGTGATTGTGATTTCAGCGATTGGGAAAACCACTAATTTAATGGAGGAAATCTTGAGACAAAAGTATGAACAGGAAGATTTTTATTTGAATTTTACAATTTTAAGAAAAAACCATTTAGCAATATGTTCTGGATTGTTTGGAGAGGGTGATATGGTTTTTTCAATGGTTGAAAATATTTTTCTAAAACTGGAAAAAGAACTAGAAAAAAAGCTCTCAGCAGAAAATTATGATCGGTTTTATGATACTGTGGTGAGTTATGGCGAGTTATTGTCTACAAAAATTATTCACGCTTATCTTTGTAATGAAGGTTTGTATTGTATTTGGCAGGACGCAAGGGAGATTATTGTTACAGATGATAATTATCGTTTGGCTCAAGTAAATTGGCGAGAAACCGAAAAACAATGCATGCAGCAACTTGTTCCAAAGCTTAAAAAGATGCCTGTGGTGACCCAAGGTTTTGTCGGAGGAACTATTGCTGGAGATACTACTACTTTGGGAAGGGAGGGGTCAGACTTTACAGCAGCCGTTTTGGCCAAAAGTTTAAAAGCAGATTCTGTAACTATTTGGAAAGATGTTCCTGGTGTCTTGAACGCAGATCCCAAGAGGTTTTCAGATACAGTAAAGTTTGATCATTTGGGATATAAGGAAGCCGCGGAAATGACCTATTATGGTGCTTCTGTGATTCATCCTAAAACCATCAAGCCGCTGGCCAATATGAAAATCCCACTTTATGTAAAGTCTTTTCTAGACCCTTCATCTAAAGGGACAATCATAGGAGATTTTGAGGGGGATAGAGAGGTTCTTCCTGTAATAGTTGTAAAAGATAATCAGGTATTGGTAACTTTTGAAGTGACAGACTTTTCATTTATTTCTGAGTTACATATTCATCAGATTTATGCGGAATTGCATAGGTTAAAGCTAAGGGCAAATGTATTACAGGTTTCTGCGATTACGGTGTCCATTTGCATGGACAGGGAGCTTTTTAAGCTGGAGCGGTTGTTGGTGGAGATGAGGCCTTATTTTAAGGTTAGGTATAATGAAGATTTGCAGCTGATAACTGTTAAGAATTATGATGAGGCTGCAAAACTGAGGTTTTTCAAAACTGAGAATATTTTGCTAGAACAGACCACCAGAAGTACGTTTCAATTGGTCTGCAGACCAATGGCTAAATAA
- a CDS encoding DUF5606 domain-containing protein produces the protein MGFNEIATVAGKPGLYKVLKPSRSGVILESMDAKKAKLVVGANHRVSILSEISIYTMTEEGSTPLQEVMINIEKEFSGDTGLAKGADNDEYIAFMKHILPDFDEERVYPSDIKKLISWYKIIRENTPELLEEQAEGGEEAAEEKEA, from the coding sequence ATGGGATTTAATGAAATAGCTACCGTAGCTGGTAAACCTGGATTATACAAAGTGCTTAAGCCAAGCAGAAGTGGGGTGATCTTAGAATCAATGGATGCCAAAAAGGCAAAATTGGTTGTAGGTGCTAACCATCGCGTTTCCATTTTAAGTGAAATTTCGATTTATACCATGACGGAAGAGGGGTCTACTCCTTTGCAAGAGGTCATGATCAATATCGAAAAGGAATTTTCAGGAGATACTGGTTTGGCCAAAGGTGCTGATAATGATGAGTACATTGCCTTTATGAAACATATTTTGCCTGATTTTGATGAGGAGAGAGTATATCCTTCTGATATCAAGAAGTTGATCTCTTGGTACAAAATCATCAGGGAAAATACACCTGAACTCTTGGAAGAGCAGGCTGAAGGTGGTGAAGAGGCTGCTGAGGAGAAAGAGGCTTAA
- a CDS encoding fructosamine kinase family protein, translating to MHSQNSFYENVLFDAIHEPTQIKSVRLISAGAMNQSVLLETTKGALFLKSNHLNSSEVFHQELKGLTLLHKYTPLQIPKTIGAGRVGDQNYLLIEWIKGGYPNSSYWTDLGHGLAELHMATAPLYGLDSDNFIAVLPQRNKYHKSWASFYAEERLEPMLGKAYYDGLIDKSYYKKFQKIYPKLNDLIPNEKPSLLHGDLWSGNVIVNSNGSPCLIDPAVYYGHREMDLAFSKLFGGFQGVFYEAYNDVFPLEPGFETRADIHNLYPLLVHLNLFGLSYLPGIKKVIKKFI from the coding sequence ATGCATAGTCAAAATTCATTTTATGAAAATGTCTTATTTGATGCCATACATGAACCTACACAAATAAAATCAGTCCGGCTTATTTCTGCCGGGGCCATGAATCAAAGCGTGCTTTTGGAAACAACCAAGGGCGCGCTTTTTTTAAAATCCAACCATCTTAATTCATCCGAAGTCTTTCATCAAGAACTAAAAGGCTTGACCTTATTGCACAAATACACACCACTTCAAATTCCCAAAACCATTGGAGCAGGTCGAGTCGGAGACCAGAATTATTTACTGATCGAGTGGATCAAAGGAGGTTATCCGAACAGCTCCTACTGGACAGACTTAGGACACGGGCTTGCCGAACTGCACATGGCCACAGCTCCACTTTATGGGTTAGACAGCGATAATTTCATCGCAGTTCTTCCCCAAAGAAACAAATACCACAAAAGCTGGGCTAGCTTCTATGCAGAAGAAAGACTCGAGCCAATGCTGGGAAAAGCATATTATGACGGGTTGATTGATAAAAGTTATTATAAGAAATTCCAGAAAATCTATCCTAAGTTAAATGACCTAATCCCAAATGAAAAGCCATCTTTGCTTCATGGCGATCTATGGTCAGGAAATGTCATCGTCAACTCAAATGGATCCCCTTGCTTGATTGACCCTGCTGTCTATTATGGACATCGTGAAATGGATTTGGCTTTCTCTAAACTTTTTGGTGGGTTTCAAGGAGTTTTTTACGAAGCGTACAATGACGTCTTTCCCTTAGAGCCAGGCTTCGAAACGAGGGCTGACATTCATAATCTCTACCCCCTGCTGGTTCACCTTAACCTATTTGGCCTAAGCTACCTTCCCGGAATCAAAAAAGTCATCAAGAAATTTATTTAG
- the ubiE gene encoding bifunctional demethylmenaquinone methyltransferase/2-methoxy-6-polyprenyl-1,4-benzoquinol methylase UbiE, protein MSVVPYKDQQEGKKAQVANMFNNISKRYDLLNHLLSLGIDITWRKKAIKMLQKDQPKLILDIATGTGDFAIEALALKPEKVIGVDISEGMLAEGKKKIKNKKLDHLIELQMGDSEKLLFEENKFDAVIVSFGVRNFENLEKGLADMFRVLKPGGKVVIIEFSKPKKFPLKQGYNFYFKYILPQIGKLISKDQSAYTYLPESVQAFPDGDNFLTVLKKVGFTNTKCRPLTFGISSIYIGEK, encoded by the coding sequence ATGTCAGTAGTTCCCTACAAAGATCAACAAGAAGGAAAAAAGGCCCAAGTGGCCAACATGTTCAACAATATCAGCAAGCGTTATGATTTACTGAACCATCTCCTGAGTCTGGGCATTGATATTACCTGGAGGAAAAAAGCCATCAAAATGCTTCAGAAAGATCAGCCAAAACTGATCTTGGATATTGCTACAGGTACTGGTGACTTTGCTATTGAAGCGCTGGCGCTGAAGCCCGAAAAGGTAATCGGAGTGGATATTTCCGAAGGCATGTTGGCTGAAGGTAAAAAGAAAATCAAAAACAAAAAGCTGGATCACCTTATCGAATTACAAATGGGTGATTCCGAAAAGTTGCTTTTTGAAGAAAATAAATTTGATGCTGTCATCGTTTCCTTTGGGGTAAGAAACTTCGAAAACTTGGAAAAAGGACTTGCGGATATGTTCCGTGTACTTAAGCCAGGAGGCAAAGTGGTGATCATTGAATTCTCCAAGCCTAAAAAGTTTCCTCTTAAGCAAGGATACAATTTTTATTTCAAGTATATTTTACCTCAGATAGGCAAGCTTATATCCAAAGATCAGTCTGCCTACACATATTTACCTGAGTCAGTACAGGCTTTCCCTGATGGGGATAATTTTCTGACAGTGTTAAAGAAAGTAGGTTTTACCAATACAAAATGCAGACCGCTGACATTCGGCATAAGCTCAATCTATATCGGAGAAAAATAA
- a CDS encoding nucleoside phosphorylase has product MNNVIPASELIINPDGSIYHLNLKPEFLASSVITVGDPERVASISKYFDEIEVKVAKREFVTHTGTYKGKRLSVMSTGMGTDNIEIFLTELDALVNIDLQNRKVKDKHTTLNIVRVGTSGSMREEIPAGALVASEYGVGLDTLMQYYAAETTSKEKEVAKGVQKALGLQFTPYCFHGSAILLDRLCKGGIEKGNTVTCPGFFGPQGREVRLKPAIPDIIERLAGVDVDGFRLTNFEMETAGYYAMGKMLGHEVLSLNAIVANRITKEFVDDPAAVVERLILHTLEHI; this is encoded by the coding sequence ATGAATAATGTAATTCCTGCATCGGAACTTATTATTAATCCGGATGGAAGTATCTACCATTTAAATTTGAAGCCAGAATTTCTGGCTTCATCTGTTATTACGGTAGGTGATCCGGAAAGGGTAGCCAGTATTTCGAAGTACTTTGATGAAATAGAAGTTAAAGTGGCCAAGCGTGAATTTGTGACTCATACGGGAACCTACAAGGGGAAGCGATTGAGTGTGATGAGCACTGGAATGGGAACAGATAACATCGAAATTTTTTTAACTGAATTGGATGCCTTGGTCAATATTGATCTCCAAAATCGGAAGGTAAAGGACAAACATACTACTCTAAATATTGTAAGGGTAGGAACTTCAGGAAGCATGAGGGAAGAAATTCCTGCTGGAGCATTGGTGGCTTCTGAATATGGAGTAGGTCTGGATACATTGATGCAATATTATGCAGCCGAAACCACTTCAAAAGAAAAGGAAGTAGCAAAAGGTGTGCAAAAAGCATTAGGGCTCCAGTTTACTCCTTACTGCTTCCATGGCTCAGCGATTCTTTTGGATCGCTTGTGTAAAGGGGGAATTGAAAAAGGGAACACAGTGACTTGCCCAGGCTTCTTTGGTCCGCAAGGCAGGGAGGTAAGGCTTAAACCTGCCATTCCCGATATAATTGAGCGTTTGGCTGGAGTGGATGTAGACGGCTTTCGTCTGACTAATTTTGAGATGGAAACTGCAGGATACTATGCCATGGGTAAAATGTTAGGGCACGAAGTACTTAGCTTGAATGCCATTGTAGCCAATCGAATTACCAAAGAGTTTGTGGATGATCCAGCAGCGGTAGTCGAGCGGTTGATCTTGCACACCTTGGAACATATTTGA